In the Blautia coccoides genome, GGTCCCTGTATTATCACTCTGTTTTTAATTCTTAAAGCTGTGGATAGGAGCTGGTATTCTTCCGCCTCTGTTTACAAATGCTTCACAGGAGTATTGGTTCACAGGCATGATCGGCGCATAGCCCAAAAGCCCTCCGAATTCCACAGTCTCCCCCACACCTTTTCCGATAACGGGGATCAGACGAACAGCCGTTGTCTTCTGGTTCACCATACCGATGGCGCATTCATCTGCAATAATGCCGGAGATCGTGCTTGCTTTGGTGTCACCCGGTATGGCGATCATGTCCAGGCCCACAGAGCAGACGCAGGTCATGGCTTCCAGCTTCTCTATGGTCAGGGCATTGGCATTAACCGCATCGATCATACCCTGGTCCTCGCTGACCGGAATGAACGCACCGCTTAAGCCGCCCACATAGGAGGAGGCCATAACGCCGCCCTTCTTCACCTGGTCGTTGAGAAGCGCAAGGGCTGCTGTTGTACCGGGCGCGCCTGCATATTCCACACCGATCTCATGGAGAATATCCGCCACACTGTCTCCGATGGCCGGCGTAGGTGCCAGGGACAGATCCACAATGCCAAAGGGGATTCCGAGACGCTTTGACGCCTCCTGGGCTACCAGCTGGCCTACACGTGTCACTTTGAAGGCTGTCTTCTTGATGGTCTCACACAAAACCTCAAAATCTTTTCCGCGCACTTTTTCCAGAGCCGTCTTCACTACACCCGGTCCTGATACACCTACGTTGATAATGGCATCTGCCTCTGTCACTCCGTGGAAAGCACCTGCCATAAAAGGATTGTCATCCGGGGCGTTGCAGAACACCACCAGCTTTGCACATCCCAGGGAATCCTGCTCCCTTGTGGCCTGGGCAGTGGCCAGTACGATCTCTCCCATGAGCTTCACGGCATCCATGTTGATGCCTGTCTTGGAGGAGCCGAGATTGATAGAACTGCATACCCGCTCTGTGGCTGCCAGGGCTTCCGGAATGGAACGGATCAGCATTTCATCCGCCTTTGTCATGCCTTTTGAGACCAGAGCGGAATAACCGCCGATAAAGTTTACCCCTACCTCTTTTGCTGCCCGGTCCAGAGTCTCTGCCAGCGTCACGAAATCCTCCGGCGCTTTGCAGGCCGCACCGCCTACCAGTGCAATGGGGGTTACGGATATTCTCTTGTTCACAACAGGGATCCCGTACTCTCCGGAAATCTCATCGCCGGTCTCCACCAGGTTCCTTGCCAGGGTGGTGATCTTATTGTAGATTTTTCTGTTTACCTGCTGCAGGTCGGAATCAATACAATCCAGAAGGCTGATACCCATGGTAATAGTACGCACATCCAGATTTTCCTGCTCTATCATCTTATTGGTCTCATTTACTTCAAAAATGTTAATCATATTTTTCTCTTGTCCTTTCCCGGGTTCTCCAGCTTAGATTCTGTGCATTTTCGTAAAGATATCCTCATGCTGTGCGTGGATCATAACTCCGATCTCCTCACCCAGTTTGGATAACTCCTCTGAAATCCGGTCCAGCTTCTTCTCTGATCTGCTGGTGTCTGTGATCATCATCATGTTAAAATAACCGTCAATGATGGTCTGGGAAATGTCCAGGATGTTAATATTGTTCTCTGCCAAATATGTACACACTCTGGCAATGATCCCTACGGTATCCTGTCCTACTACACTGATAATTGTCTTCTTCATTTTTTTCTCCTCGCAGATGTATTCTTATTTGTATGGTGAATTTTGACCGTAACCGAGTGTATATTGAACCGTTACGGCAATCTTTTATACGGAGATCAGCTCCGATGCACAGTCTCTGTGCGCCACGGAAATCTTAAAATCTGAGGAACACCATGGATTTTCCCCCATGGTCACCTCTGAGCATACAGTCTCATAAGCCAGTGCCTCGTAGTTGTTCTCCCGGCTCAGATGACCCAGCATGATCTGTTTCATCTTGTCATGGAGCAGACGGCACAAAAGCCTGCCCGCGGACTCATTGGACAGATGGCCTCTTTCTCCTAAGATCCTCTGTTTTAAGTAATAGGGATAACTTCCCACCTGCAGCATATTCACGTCGTGGTTTGCCTCCAGCAAAAGGGCATCCAGTCCCTGTAGCTGTTCCACTATGTAATCATTATACTTGCCAAGATCCGTGGCGATCCCCACTGACTTGCCTCCATGGTTCACCCTGTAGCCCACCGGCTCTGCCGCGTCGTGGGAGATGTCAAAGGGATGTATGTCCAAATCCCCTATGGAAAAGGGTTCATCTGCCCGTATAACCCGGTACAGACCTTCCGGCATCTTGCCGAGAGTGGACATTCGCTGCATCTCCTCCATGGTTCCCTGGGTACAGTAAATAGGGATCTTATACTTTCTGGAGATAACGCCCAAACCCTTGATGTGGTCAGAGTGCTCATGGGTGATCAGGATACCGTCACAGTCCTTAGTGGTACGGTCAATGGTGTTGAGTCCCTCTTCGATCTTCTTGCCGCTGATCCCCACATCCACCAGAATGCCCGCCTTGTCGCTGCCCACATAAATACAATTACCGCTGCTTCCGCTGGCAATACTACATAGATTCATAATATGTTCTCATCCTTCGCTCAATCTGAAGATAGGTATGCGCCACATCTTCGTCGTTATATAGTAAAAAGTCACACCTGGCTTCAAACTCATCCTCAGACATCTGATTTTCCATCACTCTTTGGGCTTTTTCCTCAGAATAACCCCTGTCCCGGCGAAGTCTCTCCATGCGCACTTCTTTTTCGCAATAAATATACCACATTTCATCATAAATTTCATCATAATTATCTTCTAATAATAAAGCTGCCTCAATAAAGAAGAATTCTGTCTCCTCTTTTTTGGAGCGTTCGATCTCTTTGACAATATATTTCTTCACTGCCGGGTGAATGATCTTATTCAGTTTTTCCAGCATATCCTTCTTTTCAAATACGATCTGCGCGATGGTTTCTCTGTTGAGAGACCCGTCCTCATTCACGATCCAGTCTCCAAAAAGCCGGACAACCGGCTCATAGCACGCCTGTCCGGGCATCATCAGCAGATGCCCCACGTCATCTGCCTTTACCACCCGCGCGTCAAAATGCTCTTCAATATAATTTAGTACAAAGCTTTTCCCGGAGCCTACCCCTCCGGTCACACCTATGACTCTCATAACAATTCCTCCTTTATCCGTTGTACTCCCCTTATAACAGTTCAGGTATCTGAGCTGCCGTGTCTGCTCTGATCTGCGTATTTATTTTGCCTCGTACCAGTTGCTGCCTATATGCATATCAATCTCCAGTGATACAGCCAGACTGGCGGCATTTTTCATCTCTTTTTCCAGGATCGCGGATACCTGCTCCTTTTCCTCCTCTGCTGTCTCCACCAGAAGTTCATCGTGCACCTGCAGAAGCAGACGTGATCTCAGATTCTGTTCTTTCAACGCTTTCCATACCCGTATCATGGCGATCTTGATAATATCAGCCGCGGTCCCCTGGATCGGCGAATTCATGGCTACACGCTCGCCGAAGGATCGCTGCATAAAATTGCTGGATTTTAACTCAGGAACAGGACGTCTTCTGCCGAACATGGTGGTCACATATCCCTTCTCTTTTGCCTCTGCCACCAGCCCGTCCAGAAATCCTTTGATTTTCGGGTATGTCTCAAAATATTTTTCTATATACTGGGCCGCCTCTTTCCTGGTGATGCTCAGATCCTGGGAAAGGCCAAAGGAACTGATCCCATAGACGATCCCAAAGTTGACAGCCTTGGCATTGCGCCTCTGCAGATCCGTCACCTCATCAAAAGGCACGTGGAATACCTGGGACGCAGTCATACGATGGATATCCTGAGCCTCCTGATAGGCCTGGATCAGCTTTTCATCCCCTGACATATGGGCCAGCACACGAAGCTCGATCTGGGAATAATCCGCATCGGTAAACACATATCCGTCTTTTGGGATAAACACCTTCCGGATCAACCTTCCGAGTTCCATACGAATGGGGATATTCTGCAGGTTCGGCTCTGTGCTGCTGATACGCCCCGTGGCGGTGATGGTCTGGTTAAAGGTGGAATGGATTCTCTCATCCTCCCCGATATAGACTGCAAGACCGTCCGCATAGGTGGATTTCAGCTTTGCAAGCTGTCTGTATTCCAGGATATCGGCCACCAGCTTATGATCAGGTGCCAGTTTCTCCAGCACATCCGCTGCTGTGGAATATCCTGTCTTTGTCTTCTTGCCGCCGGGCAGCTGCAGCTTCTCAAATAAAATGACTCCAAGCTGTTTTGGAGAATTGATATTGAATTCCTCCCCTGCCTCCCTGTAGATTTCTTTTTCCAGCTCCTGGATCCTCACATAGAGCTGGTCCCCATACTCTTTTAAGGCCTGGGCATTTACACGGATTCCCTCCTTCTCCATATCGGAGAGGGTAAAGAGAAGCGGCATCTCTATATCAGTGAACAGGTGCAGCATCTTGGTCTCCTCCAGGGCCTTTTTAAGGGGTTCCCTGCTTTTCAGGGCCACATATGCCATGTAGCAGACAGATAAGGCAGCCTGTTCCTCCTGTTCTTTCATTCCCTTTGTATAATTCAGTTTTCCCAGCAGATCTTCCTTGGCGGGAAGCATTTCTCCCAGGTACTCCTTGGCAATGTCGTCGTAAGTGTAGGAAGATTTCAGCGGGTTTAACAGATACGCTGCGATCCCCGCATCAAACATCTTTGTATGGTTCTCCAGATCCATCTGGCGCAGCATGGACTTTACATCAAGGGAGGAGACCATGGCAGCCTCCCGGCAAAGCATCTGTGCCTGTTCAAGCAGATAAGGCTCCGTCAGAAATCCCTGGGGCAGGAAGCAGTATGACACAACACTGTCCTCCTCCTGCCAGGCAAGACCCAGTCCCAGAAACGCCCCGTTTTCCTTCAAAATATGAAGTCCCAGCTCCGGTTTTTTCTTGGCTTTTGCAAAGATTTCCTCTGCTTTATCAAGCTCTGTCACAGTGGAAAAGCTTTTCTGAGCCTCTGCCGGGGCACTGGTATCCTCAAAACGGGAAAGGAAGTTTTTGAATTCCAGTTCTTTGAAAAACTCATAGGCTTCCTGGGTATAAAAATCCCTGATCCGCGCATTTTCCCAGTCGTACTCCACAGGGCTGTCCGTGTTGATGGTAGCCAGCTTTTTACTTAAAACAGCCAGATCATAATGCTCCAAAAAAGCATTTTTTGCCTTGTTAGGCTTAATGTCCTCTGCATGGGCGTGGGCATTTTCCACACTTCCGTATTCCAGCAGGATTTTCGTTGCCGTCTTCTCTCCCACTCCCGGAAGCCCCGGGATATTGTCAGACGCATCGCCCATGAGTGCTTTCAGCTCAATGATCTGCTCCGGGCTTAACTGATATTTTTCCTTTACATCATCTGCGAAATAATCCTCCACTGTGGTCTTGCCAAACCTGGTCTTGGGGATCCTGATGCAGATATGGCTGCTGGCAAGCTGCAGAAGATCCCTGTCCCCGGAGAGGACGGTCACTTCCATGCCCTTTGCCTCACTTTTCTTTGCAAGGGTTCCAAGGAGGTCATCTGCCTCATACCCCTCCATGGAGATCATGCAGACACCCATGGCGGCCAGCACGTCCTTCATCACCGGTACCTGCTCCCTTAACTCCTGGGGCATTGGCTTTCTGGTGCCTTTGTAAGCATCGTACATCTCATGCCTGAAAGTAGGCGCGTGCAGATCAAAAGCCACCGTCAGATAATCCGGTTTCTCCTCCTCTATGGTCTTAAACAGAATGTTTAAAAAACCATATATGGCATTGGTGTGAAGCCCCTCTGCGTTGGTAAGTTCAGGCAGGCCGTAATAAGCTCTGTTCAGTATACTATGTCCGTCTATCAGCAGGATTTTTTCGCTCATTTTAATCTCCTTCTTGGTCAATATCCTTCTATCCGCCGCTGTTTGCGGAGGGCATAGCGCTTCTCTCCGCCCTCCCATTCGGCTCTCTCCGCCTCAGTCTCTACCAGAAGTCCCGGCACCGGTATGGGATGCTGGCAGTCATCTACTGCCACCATGACTACATAGGCCCGGTTAATGATTTTTCTGGTCCCCTGGCGGCTCTCCACATAGGTATCCACCCGTACTTCCATGGAAGTACGCCCCACATGGGTGATCTTTCCTCTCAGGACGATCACATCGTCCACAGAGGCACTCTCCTTAAAATTCAAATTATCTATGGCAGCAGTCGTGATCTCAGATTCGCTGTGCCGCATGGCTACAATACTGGCGATCTCGTCGATCCAGCCCATGAGCTGCCCGCCGAAAAGCTTGCCGTAGCCATTCAGATACTTGGGACGCATGAGATACGTCTGCTCCGTCTGGGAATCTGCCACTCTTTTTTCCTTCATATTCTGTATTCACACTCTCTTCTGTCAGCAATATAGTTTAGTATAGCATATCTTTAACAAAAAAGACAGGCGCTCGACCTGTCTTTTTTGTATCTTATTATAACCAATAATCTATAATGTAGCAAGGAATTTTTTGAACGCAGCCCTTCCCTCAGGAGTGCATTTGTACACGCCTGCATCCTCCAGCACCTTGACAAAGACCTGTCCTACCTCCTCCTGGAGAATATCCATCACATTGTTCTCATTGATATCCCCGTATTTTGGCAGGAATTCTTTTACCCAGTCGGCATGCTTTTCCAGCATCTCATTTTCTGCCGGATCTCTGCCCTCCAGAATGTAGGATGCCAGCAGTTCCAGCTCGTCTTTCAGCCTTGCGGGAAGTACCGCCAGCCCCATAACCTCAATGAGACCGATGTTCTCTTTTTTGATATGATGGTACTCCGCATGAGGATGATAGACACCCAGGGGGTGCTCCTCTGTGGTGATATTGTTTCTGAGTGTCAGATCCAGTTCAAAGGTATCTCCCACTTTTCTGGCAATGGGGGTGATGGTATTGTGAGGCTCCCCGTCCGTCTCAGCAAAGATGAAGGCCTCCTCGTCTGTATAGCCTCTCCAGTTCTCAAGTACATGCGCTGCCAGATCTATGAGGCGCTTCTCGTCCTTATGACGGATACGAAGCACAGACAGGGGCCAGTGTACAATGCCTGCCTCCACGTCCTCATACCCGGGTATGACAACACTCTCCTCCATGGGTGCTTTCGCCATGGCAAAGGTATAATGTCCGCCCTGGAAGTGATCATGGCTTAAGATAGAGCCGCCCACTATAGGCAGATCCGCATTGGACCCCAGGAAATAGTGAGGAAACAGTTTTACAAAGTCAAAGAGCTTTACAAAAGCGTTCCTCTCGATTTTCATAGGGACATGCTGTCCGTTAAACACGATGCAGTGTTCATTGTAATATACATAAGGGGAATACTGGAATCCCCACCCACTCTCATTGATGGTGATCGGTATGATCCTGTGGTTTTCTCTGGCCGGATGGTTCAGGCGGCCTGCGTATCCCTCGTTCTCCATGCAGAGAAGGCATTTGGGATAGCTGCTCTGTTTTGCGTTTTTAGCCGCTGCAATGGCTTTTGGGTCTTTTTCCGGTTTTGAAAGATTGATAGTGATGTCAATGGTGCCGTAAGGGCTGTCCACTGTCCATTTTCTATCCTTTTTAATACGGTAGCGGCGGATATAATCGCTGTCCTGGCTCAGCTTGTAGAAGAAATCTGTAGCTGTCTCCGGGGATTTCTCATATTCCTTCCAGAATTTATCCTGCACCTGTGCCGGACGCGGCATGAGACAGTTCATGATCTTTGTGTCAAACAAATCGCGGTAACCGATGCTGTCCTCGATCAGGCCGCGTTTTACAGCCTCGCAAAGCAGCTCGTCCAGGGTTTCCTCCAGATCCACATCTCTGTACTCCTCCTCAGGCTCCTCGTAGTCGTCCTGACGGAACAGGTCCAGAAGCAGGTTGATGGTATAATTTCTCTCACACGCAGGCACCAGGCCTGTCTCCAATCCGTACTGCACAAGTTTTTTAATACTGTTGTTCAACATAGTATTTCCCCTTCCTGTTATCCGATTCTTCCGGCACCCGCACCGATCTCCACCTTGTAAAAATCCGCACTGTAACCGATTTTTTTCTTATAAAAAGAGCCAACATTCCGTATAAACGCGTCTACAAAGCCATTCTCCACAATACTGACCGTGCAGCCGCCAAAGCCTGCCCCTGTCATACGGGATCCCAGTACACCGGGCTGGTTCCAGGCTGCTTCTGCCAGAGTGTCCAGTTCCCTTCCTGTAACTTCGTAGTCATCTCTCAGCGAGATGTGTGACTCATTCATAAGCCTGCCGAACAGCTTCAGGTCACGCTCTTTGAGCGCTTTTTCCGCCTGTATGGTCCGCTGATTCTCATAGACTGCATGACGTGCCCGCTTTAAATGCACCGGGTCTTTGATGATCTCCCTGACCTCCTCAAAGGCCTCCCCCGTCAACTCTCCCAGAGAACGGATATTTACTGCTGACTGAAGCTCTTTGAGCGCTGCCTCGCATTCCCTTCGCCTCTCATTATACTTGGAATCCGTCAGCCTTCTTTTCTTATTGCTGACAGAAATGATAAGGGACGCATTCCCCAGTTTGACGGGCACATATTCATAATTCAGATTGCTGGTATCCAGGAAAATGGCATGGCCTTTCTTCCCCATTGCAACAGTAAACTGGTCCATGATCCCGCAGTTCATACCGCAGAACTTGTTCTCCGCATACTGTCCAAAGAGTGCCATATCTGTTTTTGTCAGATCAGAAAAGCCATACAAATCTTTTAAAACCATAGCCATAAGAAGCTCTATGGAGGCGGAGGAGGAAAGCCCTGAGCCATTGGGGATATTGCCCCCGATCACCAAGTCAAGACCCTTCTCCACAGGATAGCCCTTGGTGCAGAATGTCCAGATGACCCCCTTCAGGTAGTTGGTCCATCCCGCCCTGTCATGATATGCCAGGTCATCCAGGCTGGTCTCAAAAACCCCCGCGTTGCTGAAATTTTCAGAGTAAAGGCGCAGCTTCCGGTCCTTCCGGACCCTTGCCGCTCCATATGTACCATTCGTGAGGGCACATGGCAATACATGTCCTCCATTGTAGTCTGTGTGCTCCCCAATCAGGTTCACACGGCCGGGTGAAAAATAGAAACGGATGTCGCCGTCAGCGCCAAACAGCTCGCAAAACCGGTTTTGCAGTTTTCGCTTCATCCTCCCTACCTCCTATGTTCCTATACAACGAGTGCCGTCTGTCAGGGCATTCGTTATAATAATTTTGTTTTAAAACATTTTTCCTGTTCTTTTATTATAGCACAGGAAATATTTTTTTCAATATTCAATCCGCATAAGGATATCCTGTGGGAAGTCCCCAAAACTGCTGCCGAAGATATTTACACCGCCGATATGGGCCGCGTCCTCCTTAATACCGATACGCACGGAAATGTAAGGGCCTTCCACCAGGTCATACCCGGATACGGGCACACTGCTCACCTTCTCTCCATCCAGATAGGTTCCGTTCTGGTCCATGACCCATTTTTTCAGATTACCATACTGGGAATTCTTATCCTCCCACCAGTCAGGATTGAGTTTCCCCCTTCTGCCTCCGAAATCACTTGGACAGGTCCAGGTTCCCGCGTCCACACCGTTGACCCAAAGCGTAATGTCTGAGGGACAGTCCAGATCATAATCCGCTGTCTCAGAGCACAGCTCCGCGGAAATTTCCAGACGCTTCACCCGGCTCCCCTGGATCCCCGCATTTGGAAACCGGTATTCCAGATAACCGGAAGAAAACCAGACCAGCTTTGCCGTGGTCCGCCTGGGGTCATAAAAACACCTTGGCTCGTCCTCTCCGTCAATATACTCCTCGTCATTGACCATACCACAGGTGGGCGTGATCTTATAGTCCACATAATTACCTACAGGCATGGAGATGATCTCCTCATGCTTTTTGCCTCTCAACTGCTGCAGATGGATCACCAGTTCCTCGTTCTGTCGAATACAGAGCTTCATAGAGCCGCGCACTCCCGGTTTCAGTTCAGTCCGGATCAGCCCTGCTTCCTCCAGCACCCGCACATTTAAAGCTGCTGAGGAGGGCGGGATCTGCAGGATCTCTGCGATCTCATTGACACACAGGGGATTTTCGTCCAGAAGCTTCAGGATCCGGATCCGGATCTCCGAGGAGAGTGCCTTTCCCACCAGTATCAGTTCCTTTTCATTCTCAAAGGATAATTGTCTCTTCATGTTGTTTTCCTCTTCCTTCCGCCGGATATCACTGGGGCCGGAATCATTGATATTTATATTTTACCCTCTTTGTTCCCGCCTTGTCAACCACGACAAAGGGCCGCCGCATATTCCTGCGGCAGCCCCTGTTTTTATCTATATCAGACGGTTCGTCAATCTTCGGTTTTCAGTACCTTTTTTACACAGGAGGGCAGGTCTTTGCCAAGATAAACTCTGTCTTTTGACTCACCTGTATCATCCTTCCAGTAAATACGGACACTCTTTGAATAATTAGGATAGCTGTCCGTGGCGGGATTGCTGTACTGGTCAAA is a window encoding:
- a CDS encoding PFL family protein, translating into MINIFEVNETNKMIEQENLDVRTITMGISLLDCIDSDLQQVNRKIYNKITTLARNLVETGDEISGEYGIPVVNKRISVTPIALVGGAACKAPEDFVTLAETLDRAAKEVGVNFIGGYSALVSKGMTKADEMLIRSIPEALAATERVCSSINLGSSKTGINMDAVKLMGEIVLATAQATREQDSLGCAKLVVFCNAPDDNPFMAGAFHGVTEADAIINVGVSGPGVVKTALEKVRGKDFEVLCETIKKTAFKVTRVGQLVAQEASKRLGIPFGIVDLSLAPTPAIGDSVADILHEIGVEYAGAPGTTAALALLNDQVKKGGVMASSYVGGLSGAFIPVSEDQGMIDAVNANALTIEKLEAMTCVCSVGLDMIAIPGDTKASTISGIIADECAIGMVNQKTTAVRLIPVIGKGVGETVEFGGLLGYAPIMPVNQYSCEAFVNRGGRIPAPIHSFKN
- a CDS encoding ACT domain-containing protein, whose amino-acid sequence is MKKTIISVVGQDTVGIIARVCTYLAENNINILDISQTIIDGYFNMMMITDTSRSEKKLDRISEELSKLGEEIGVMIHAQHEDIFTKMHRI
- a CDS encoding MBL fold metallo-hydrolase — its product is MNLCSIASGSSGNCIYVGSDKAGILVDVGISGKKIEEGLNTIDRTTKDCDGILITHEHSDHIKGLGVISRKYKIPIYCTQGTMEEMQRMSTLGKMPEGLYRVIRADEPFSIGDLDIHPFDISHDAAEPVGYRVNHGGKSVGIATDLGKYNDYIVEQLQGLDALLLEANHDVNMLQVGSYPYYLKQRILGERGHLSNESAGRLLCRLLHDKMKQIMLGHLSRENNYEALAYETVCSEVTMGENPWCSSDFKISVAHRDCASELISV
- the coaE gene encoding dephospho-CoA kinase (Dephospho-CoA kinase (CoaE) performs the final step in coenzyme A biosynthesis.) — protein: MRVIGVTGGVGSGKSFVLNYIEEHFDARVVKADDVGHLLMMPGQACYEPVVRLFGDWIVNEDGSLNRETIAQIVFEKKDMLEKLNKIIHPAVKKYIVKEIERSKKEETEFFFIEAALLLEDNYDEIYDEMWYIYCEKEVRMERLRRDRGYSEEKAQRVMENQMSEDEFEARCDFLLYNDEDVAHTYLQIERRMRTYYESM
- the polA gene encoding DNA polymerase I is translated as MSEKILLIDGHSILNRAYYGLPELTNAEGLHTNAIYGFLNILFKTIEEEKPDYLTVAFDLHAPTFRHEMYDAYKGTRKPMPQELREQVPVMKDVLAAMGVCMISMEGYEADDLLGTLAKKSEAKGMEVTVLSGDRDLLQLASSHICIRIPKTRFGKTTVEDYFADDVKEKYQLSPEQIIELKALMGDASDNIPGLPGVGEKTATKILLEYGSVENAHAHAEDIKPNKAKNAFLEHYDLAVLSKKLATINTDSPVEYDWENARIRDFYTQEAYEFFKELEFKNFLSRFEDTSAPAEAQKSFSTVTELDKAEEIFAKAKKKPELGLHILKENGAFLGLGLAWQEEDSVVSYCFLPQGFLTEPYLLEQAQMLCREAAMVSSLDVKSMLRQMDLENHTKMFDAGIAAYLLNPLKSSYTYDDIAKEYLGEMLPAKEDLLGKLNYTKGMKEQEEQAALSVCYMAYVALKSREPLKKALEETKMLHLFTDIEMPLLFTLSDMEKEGIRVNAQALKEYGDQLYVRIQELEKEIYREAGEEFNINSPKQLGVILFEKLQLPGGKKTKTGYSTAADVLEKLAPDHKLVADILEYRQLAKLKSTYADGLAVYIGEDERIHSTFNQTITATGRISSTEPNLQNIPIRMELGRLIRKVFIPKDGYVFTDADYSQIELRVLAHMSGDEKLIQAYQEAQDIHRMTASQVFHVPFDEVTDLQRRNAKAVNFGIVYGISSFGLSQDLSITRKEAAQYIEKYFETYPKIKGFLDGLVAEAKEKGYVTTMFGRRRPVPELKSSNFMQRSFGERVAMNSPIQGTAADIIKIAMIRVWKALKEQNLRSRLLLQVHDELLVETAEEEKEQVSAILEKEMKNAASLAVSLEIDMHIGSNWYEAK
- a CDS encoding acyl-CoA thioesterase, producing the protein MKEKRVADSQTEQTYLMRPKYLNGYGKLFGGQLMGWIDEIASIVAMRHSESEITTAAIDNLNFKESASVDDVIVLRGKITHVGRTSMEVRVDTYVESRQGTRKIINRAYVVMVAVDDCQHPIPVPGLLVETEAERAEWEGGEKRYALRKQRRIEGY
- the galT gene encoding UDP-glucose--hexose-1-phosphate uridylyltransferase; amino-acid sequence: MLNNSIKKLVQYGLETGLVPACERNYTINLLLDLFRQDDYEEPEEEYRDVDLEETLDELLCEAVKRGLIEDSIGYRDLFDTKIMNCLMPRPAQVQDKFWKEYEKSPETATDFFYKLSQDSDYIRRYRIKKDRKWTVDSPYGTIDITINLSKPEKDPKAIAAAKNAKQSSYPKCLLCMENEGYAGRLNHPARENHRIIPITINESGWGFQYSPYVYYNEHCIVFNGQHVPMKIERNAFVKLFDFVKLFPHYFLGSNADLPIVGGSILSHDHFQGGHYTFAMAKAPMEESVVIPGYEDVEAGIVHWPLSVLRIRHKDEKRLIDLAAHVLENWRGYTDEEAFIFAETDGEPHNTITPIARKVGDTFELDLTLRNNITTEEHPLGVYHPHAEYHHIKKENIGLIEVMGLAVLPARLKDELELLASYILEGRDPAENEMLEKHADWVKEFLPKYGDINENNVMDILQEEVGQVFVKVLEDAGVYKCTPEGRAAFKKFLATL
- a CDS encoding galactokinase, yielding MKRKLQNRFCELFGADGDIRFYFSPGRVNLIGEHTDYNGGHVLPCALTNGTYGAARVRKDRKLRLYSENFSNAGVFETSLDDLAYHDRAGWTNYLKGVIWTFCTKGYPVEKGLDLVIGGNIPNGSGLSSSASIELLMAMVLKDLYGFSDLTKTDMALFGQYAENKFCGMNCGIMDQFTVAMGKKGHAIFLDTSNLNYEYVPVKLGNASLIISVSNKKRRLTDSKYNERRRECEAALKELQSAVNIRSLGELTGEAFEEVREIIKDPVHLKRARHAVYENQRTIQAEKALKERDLKLFGRLMNESHISLRDDYEVTGRELDTLAEAAWNQPGVLGSRMTGAGFGGCTVSIVENGFVDAFIRNVGSFYKKKIGYSADFYKVEIGAGAGRIG
- a CDS encoding ArsR/SmtB family transcription factor; its protein translation is MKRQLSFENEKELILVGKALSSEIRIRILKLLDENPLCVNEIAEILQIPPSSAALNVRVLEEAGLIRTELKPGVRGSMKLCIRQNEELVIHLQQLRGKKHEEIISMPVGNYVDYKITPTCGMVNDEEYIDGEDEPRCFYDPRRTTAKLVWFSSGYLEYRFPNAGIQGSRVKRLEISAELCSETADYDLDCPSDITLWVNGVDAGTWTCPSDFGGRRGKLNPDWWEDKNSQYGNLKKWVMDQNGTYLDGEKVSSVPVSGYDLVEGPYISVRIGIKEDAAHIGGVNIFGSSFGDFPQDILMRIEY